The Cottoperca gobio chromosome 15, fCotGob3.1, whole genome shotgun sequence genome segment CTCTTGGTATTTACCTTTCTGGATGTTATCCAGGCCCTGCATTTTGAGCTGGagcactctcctctcctcctgcatgGAGCTCATGTGTCTGTTCCTGCGGCTCATCAGCTCCATCTCTGATGGTACAGGCAGAGAAGACCAATCCTACTCAGGCCTTGAGAATGATCGAGTGAAAAGCACCAGAGGGGCTGAACTTAACGTTGAGTTTATACTGCTCAATAAagtaaactttttatttttaagggaATGCAATGTGGGCACTTTTTAAATTCACTTTAACCGTACAAACAATCAGAAAATGCTGAGCCCAGATATGATACGTAATTTGAAGACAATGTTCTCATTCGAAATTATGTTTAACCCACAATCCTGTTAAACTAATGAAAACAGTTCAAACCACATCAAAGTATAATTTCTTATTACATTTCCTACGCTTTAAAAGATATGATATATCGTGCTTCTATAAACCACTCAACAAATAATCACAACATaatctggatttgttgaacgTGATGATTAAACTATGAAGACACACATTATGCTTTGCTTTCCTTCCCTCGTCTTCTAAACAACGCTTTGAAGAACTTAACTTTGGTGACATGTTTACTCTTAACCTTAATATTGAACTGTTATTGCTAATTATTTGACCACACATGATTATGTTCACAACTAGTTTCATTATTGCTGCAGAGGCCGGCGTGTCGGGAGTGTGAGCTGCACAGGagactttacactttacacGTCATGGAAACATCTGTATAACTCATGATCAGCTTAGTATTAACTATTTGACTTCATGCCAGATTTGAGCGTATTTTAATTCTTTGTTTTAAGCCTACTTAGAATCCAGATGACAGATGTTCAGACATGGAAGAATTTAGTTaattctttttcctttttccattaCAATAAACTGTTCTTTGTAAAACCAACTCCTAACCTGCTAAACAAGTCTTTAAACATGAGAGGAGCTTATAGAGGTCAGGTTAGGACTGTTCTGTGGACCAGGgtaacacatttataatgacatttgcagctgtctgtgttttttgatgtggaagtttgtttttttcttttcttaaattgTGGGGGGGTTTTTGGATTccacaattttttttattctgttttttatttttaacgtCTTGTGCTtcgttttgttttctttgtcttcttacTTGTCTTTTTGAACCTGAATCCAAGAAAACAATCAATCATTAACCTTCCAGCTTCTTATTCTGTAATCGATACAACATCCTATAAAATCAAACTATTATATTTTCACTCCATTTACTGATTTCTGATACTATCATTCTCCAACCACCATCTACACATAAACCATACTGACTACTTCATACTATAGAATATAccaagaaatatataaaattatgaATTGAGCAGTGAGGGCCACGTCTGTCTACTGTGACAGTCTTTTACAACCTTTGTATAAGGactccacctccctctctcgGTCCAGGATCTCAGAGTGTGTTTGGCTCTCGAACATTGCGTCTCTGTTCCCCCGAAGACTGAAGTCACTGTTGAACCTTGAGATGTCTTGAAGGAAGTTTTGCTCTTCTTCCTTAGAATCCCACTTTATCTTGGCCTGGTATGAAAAGACAGATCATGGGAAATGCttccaacaacaacactaataCAGCTGCTTGTGATGCTACAACAACCTCAACTGCTACTGTACTATTAGTGATGTTGACAttgcaaaatgtcaaaaaaaactGTAGCATTTTActcaatagtttgacattttaaagactaaatgactaattgattattcaaaaaatgtataaacacaGTCATTGGTTATAGAACATATTATATTTTCTCAGCTCagctaaagtaaagaaacaagcTGTTGTTCTGACACACAATGGTTAACTGATCAGATATTTATTCTAAATAAAGGTGAGTCAATTTGTATACATCTACAACGTTCACACTTTAAAAGCTGACCAGGtattcacattacacataacCAATATGATATAAGATGTAAATATTGATTCCGGCTTCAACCCACTAGACGTTCCCTGAGTCGGCTCTTCTGGCAGAGCAGCTCCTCAATTTGCTTCAACATCTGGTCTTCACATTTCTTCATCAGGTCATGCTGCGGCCTCATCGCCGACAACTGCTGAGCCTGGAGCACAAATAGATGAGCGGGCAGTTAAGACACACGATCCGACAGACAGATGTCCTGCGAGGGAAATACATCACTGATACTTTACATGTGAGAGAAATGTTAGTGATCCCACAGGAGGAGAAATGAGATGAAATTAAAGTTCTAGGACGGGCAACAGCTGGCACAATCATTACATATCGTATGAGGTGACAGGTTAGTGACCCTTACTGCGGAATGACGAACAGAAATGACCTATTTCTTTGACTTATTTCAAGAACCTGGGTGTCTCGGCTTCTTTTTCAgggtatctatatatatcgtTCACTTTCAAACTGTTCTTGTTTACTTTCCGTTGTGTCGTCATCCTGTGTGATTATAGTATACATCccaaaagaaagaacatttccaaATTATGCAGAAGGGTAAATTCATGGAGGGCGTTGTTTTAAATTGCCTCAGGCATGATTTTCAGTACAGTTTTCAGTCTGTTACTCGAGCTGTCAAGGAAGTGAGTTTATTGTTTCTTATACTGTAGTGAAGGAGCGCAGTATGCTTCATCTAGCACAATCAGCTTCCAAGTTTTCTAAACACTGTAATTATCTTAAGCCAGCTCTTATAAACTGTAAGACGTTACATCATGAGAGCTGTAAACACACTGTGCTGTAAACACACCCTGCATAACTGTATGATGTAAACAGATTCAATATTCTTCTCCAAGGGGTCAGAAAAGGTATCTGTGTGCTGTGTTCTCAGGCAAAGAAACATTCCGACAGACATGGTGTTGTATTCAGAAACCTTTCTAATAAGACCAAGTAATTGGCTCTTTTGAACAGATGTCCACTTTTACAGGCACAGGAAGAAGTTAGCAATATTTGTGAGAGGTCAACGAGCATGTCTTTGACATCATATCTCACACATGCTAAAAGGTTTCACTAATGTTATCCGGTGGAAATTAGCCATTGATTTTGCAGTGGCACTTGCAATTTGCACTGTTGATAAAACGAATGGGAGAGattaagtgttttaaatcatACAGCAGATCAGCTCATCAATATGCCAATATGCACTTCTTTACCTCATGTGTCAATGCCAGTAATAAAGTATGCGGCCTCAAGGTAACCCAAGTATTACTGTtattggttttttttttcatctttgtctttacatttcataaaatattaaactttaaacatttacactATATATTCATGATGTTA includes the following:
- the LOC115019693 gene encoding coiled-coil domain-containing protein 172 isoform X5 — encoded protein: MSLDSLFQQVLLTEQHSTEQNQRIREVKVAIIRCNEKIKRATEKNEKTNEELDIKAQQLSAMRPQHDLMKKCEDQMLKQIEELLCQKSRLRERLAKIKWDSKEEEQNFLQDISRFNSDFSLRGNRDAMFESQTHSEILDREREVESLYKEMELMSRRNRHMSSMQEERRVLQLKMQGLDNIQKDLDQQCSEAAARTACLRAESLVVSQKPLSDTTCSRLRKELEKHKEGELELLREALSSEIHFLKSTN
- the LOC115019693 gene encoding coiled-coil domain-containing protein 172 isoform X4 produces the protein MSLDSLFQQVLLTEQHSTEQNQRIREVKVAIIRCNEKIKRATEKNEKTNEELDIKAQQLSAMRPQHDLMKKCEDQMLKQIEELLCQKSRLRERLAKIKWDSKEEEQNFLQDISRFNSDFSLRGNRDAMFESQTHSEILDREREVESLYKEMELMSRRNRHMSSMQEERRVLQLKMQGLDNIQKDLDQQCSEAAARTACLRAESLVVSQKPLSDTTCSRLRKELEKHKEGELELLREALSSEIHFLKSLLNSNEEI